In the Paenibacillus sp. FSL R7-0337 genome, CCCTGGTCAACACGATTATTACGGATAAGGTCATCAAGATTAATCCGATGGAGATGGGCGCAGCCTTAGGAACCTTTCGGACTCTTCAGGGGGTCGGGATTGCGCTGGGGTCTACGCTTGGCGGATTCTTCTACAGCCGAATCGGCACGCATCCCAGCTATCTGGTGGCCGCCGGACTGATGGTGCTGACGCTGCTGATCTCACTAAGCCTTGGCAGAAAGGAAGAAGCCGGTGTCACCGAATATAAATCTGCGGGATAAGGGGTGCAGTATGAATCAGGTGAAAGTGAATACAGTGGTCCATATGGAGGAGGTGCCGGTGGTTCATGCCAGAGGCGGGCAGATGCGTGTGCTGGCGAGTCCGGTGACTGTCGGGTCCACCCAGCTGATCATGGGCCATGTTCTGCTCCAGCCGGGAGAAGAGATCAAGGAGCATCTTCATGATTACGGCGAAGAGAATGTCTTCGTGATCCGGGGCCGGGGAACGGCGGTCATCGAGGATATTCCGCATGCCATCCGGGAGAACAGCCTGTTCATTGCGCGGAAGGGTGAGCGGCACCGGGTCGTCAATGAGGGTCCGGACGAGATGGAGCTGGTCTTCGCCACGGCGCCGCTGGCCCCGAGGCCGGAGATTGGGCACAGAGAGGTCTAGCCTCCCGGCCTTGCAATACCAATTCTAAGCAAAGTGGTGAGAAGACGAACGTGAAGAGCGATCTTGTAATTGTAGATACTCATGCCCATTTCGCCGTCAAGGAGAACAAAAGCCTGGAGCTTAGTCTGGCCGGGGCCGGGACGGTCCCGGATTACAAGAAGCAGAAGGGCTTCGATGACTTGCAGTATCTGAAGAAGATGGTGGGGGCCACGCAGGACGGCTTCGTCGATGACAACAATCTGCTGGAGGATTACCTGAACTGTATGGCCGAGAACCAGATTGCCATGAGCTGGGTGCATCAGCTCAGCTTCGAGGATGTCTACGGCTATGAGGTGCTGTCCAATGAGAAAATCGCCGAGGCGGTCCGCGCCCACCCCGACAAGCTGCGCGGCTTCGCCAGCGTCAATCCCTACAAAGGGAAGGAGGCGCTGGCGGAGCTGGATTATGCCATTAAGACACTGGGCATGCAGGGCTTCAAGCTGAACCCCAATGATTACGGGGGCTTCGTCCTGAATGACCGGGAGCTGCTGTACCCGCTGTATGAACGGTGCAGCGAGCTGGGAATTCCGGTCAGCGTGCATACCGGGATTACGCCGGGCAGTATTTTTCGGATGAAGCATAACTACCCGATTCTGCTCGATGATGTGGCGGTGGATTTTCCCGACCTGACCTTGATTGTGGAGCATATGGGCCATCCCTGGAATGACCTCTGCTATTACATGGTCGGCCGGCACGATAATATGTATGTGACCATCACGGCGGTAGCCAATATCCTGATCCACAATAACCCGAAGGTATTCCGGATGGAGCTGGCCAAGATGATCTCGGTCTGCGGCAGCCACAAGATCCTCTGGGGCTCGGATTGGACGGTCACCCCGAACATCGCCGAGGTGCTGAATTACATGCAAAAGGTAGTGATTCCGCTGCCCATGAAGCTGATGATGGGGGTGAAGGAGATCAAGCGGGAGGATGTCCAGAACATCCTGGGGCGTAACGCACTCAGAATTATGAAGTAGGTGAGGACATGACAGTTCAGTTCATTGATTTAAGTGTGCCGATGGAGCAGAATCCGGGCGAGCTGGCCCCGTACGGGTTCGAGCAGACCGGACATCAGGAGGGGGCAGACCGCTTTGCCCGCCAATTCGACGGGAGCCGGAAGGACTTTCCGGGCGAAGAGTTCCTGAACATGGAGATGATCACCGCGTCCACGCATACCGGGACCCACTTCGATGCCCCCCTGCACTTCGGCTCCACGAGCGAGGGAGAACCGGCAGCGTCCATTGACGAGGTCCCGCTGGAATGGTGCTTTGGCGACGGGGTGGTACT is a window encoding:
- a CDS encoding cupin domain-containing protein is translated as MNQVKVNTVVHMEEVPVVHARGGQMRVLASPVTVGSTQLIMGHVLLQPGEEIKEHLHDYGEENVFVIRGRGTAVIEDIPHAIRENSLFIARKGERHRVVNEGPDEMELVFATAPLAPRPEIGHREV
- a CDS encoding amidohydrolase family protein — its product is MKSDLVIVDTHAHFAVKENKSLELSLAGAGTVPDYKKQKGFDDLQYLKKMVGATQDGFVDDNNLLEDYLNCMAENQIAMSWVHQLSFEDVYGYEVLSNEKIAEAVRAHPDKLRGFASVNPYKGKEALAELDYAIKTLGMQGFKLNPNDYGGFVLNDRELLYPLYERCSELGIPVSVHTGITPGSIFRMKHNYPILLDDVAVDFPDLTLIVEHMGHPWNDLCYYMVGRHDNMYVTITAVANILIHNNPKVFRMELAKMISVCGSHKILWGSDWTVTPNIAEVLNYMQKVVIPLPMKLMMGVKEIKREDVQNILGRNALRIMK